CACGCATGAGCGGCAGATCCTTCTGCTCGAGCCGGGCGTCCAGCGGGGCAATCTCGTGTGCGAGAAAGGTCCGAACCGTCCGCGCAATCATCAGGTGCTCGTCGGAAAACCGCTCAGGCGTAAACACCGCGCCGGCGCCGGGCGCCTCCACCAGCCACATCCCTCCCGCGACCCGCTTTTCCGTCACCATGCGTCGCCCCTCACCTGTGACATGGCGCTACGCTGATCCCGGCCGCGGGTACGAGTACCATCCCTTGCCGGTTTTGCGCCCCCACGCCTTCTGCTCGTACTTTTCCACGATGCTGCGCGGCGGCTGCTCCTGGGGGTCCCCGGTCTCTCGAAACCGCTGCATCCGGACGTTGTAGGCGACGTCGATGCCGTTGAAATCCATCAGCTCAAACGGCCCCATCGGATGCCGGAGACCTTTCTTGATCGCGATGTCGATATCTTCGAACGATGCGACCCCGGCCTCGTAGAGGCGCACCGCCTCGTCCACGAGGGCCCACAGGATGCGGTTCACGACGAATCCCGAGATCTCTTTTTTCAACAGGACGGGCGTTCGCCCCATCCGCCGGGCCAACGCCATCGCCGACGCGATGGTCGCCGGAGCGGTCTGCGGGTGCATGACCACCTCCACGAGCTCCATCACGAGCGGCGGGTTGAAGAAGTGCATGTTGCACACGCGGTCGGCCCGGGTCGTCACCGGCGCCAAGAGCGACGACCGGATCGTGCTCGAGTTCGTTGCGAGCACGGCATGAGGCGGGGCCGCCCGATCGACCGCCTTGAAGACCTCCTGCTTTTCCTCGAGACGCTCGATCACCGCCTCGATCACGAAATCGGCGTCCCGGGCCCCGTCTTCCAGGCGGGTCGTCCACCGCAGCCGTTCAAACGCCTGGGCCACATCCTGTTCGGTCACCCGCCCCCGCGCGACCCACCGCGCCATGTGCGCGCGATTGTGGGCCTGGGCCTGTTCCAATGCCTCCGGTCGTACGTCCACCACCGTCGTCGCGCAGCCCGCCAGCGCGCCGAGCATCGCGATCTGGTGGCCCATCGTCCCGGCACCCACCACGCACAACCGCCGGACCGCGTCCGCTTCCATCGTGCCTCCCCGGGTCGGGGCGCTCACCACGCCGTCGCCCCGCCGTCTACAACCAGAACCTGCCCCGTCACAAAGTCGCTGGCCCGGCTGGCCAGGTAGACGGCCGCACCCTTGAGGTCGTCCTCACCGCCCAAGCGGCGCATGGGAATGGTCGACCGAATGGCCTCTTCGCGATGCTCGATGAGCCACCGGGTCATCTTGCTTGGAAAGAACCCGGGGGCGATGGCGTTGACGGCGACGCCGTGCCGCGCCCACTTGACGGCGAGATCACGGGTCAGGGCGATCACGGCCCCCTTGCTCGCGCTGTAGCCCACCGCATCCATCACGTCTGCGTCCGTCCCGACGAGGCCGGCGACGCTCGCGATGTTGATGATCTTTCCTCCGTGACCGGCGTCGATCATCGACCGTCCCACGGCCTGCGACATCAGAAACATCCCCGTGACATTGGTCTCCATCACCTTGCGCCACGCGTCGAGCGGCATCTCCAACACCGACGCGCCCCAGGTGGTTCCGGCGTTGTTGATGAGGATATGGATCTGACCGTACTCGCCCAGGATCCGGGCCACCGCGGCGTCGATCTGCTCGGGCCGGCCGACATCGCATGGCACCGCGACCACCCGATATCCGCGCCCGCGCAGCTCACCCGCCGTCCGCTCCAACTCGTCGGCCTTCCGCGCGGTGATCCCGAGCGCGGCGCCCGCCTCGGCAAGCGCCACCGCCATTTGATAGCCGAGCCCGCGCGATCCCCCGGTCACGATCCCGACTTTGCCTGTCA
This portion of the bacterium genome encodes:
- a CDS encoding 3-hydroxyacyl-CoA dehydrogenase family protein, translating into MEADAVRRLCVVGAGTMGHQIAMLGALAGCATTVVDVRPEALEQAQAHNRAHMARWVARGRVTEQDVAQAFERLRWTTRLEDGARDADFVIEAVIERLEEKQEVFKAVDRAAPPHAVLATNSSTIRSSLLAPVTTRADRVCNMHFFNPPLVMELVEVVMHPQTAPATIASAMALARRMGRTPVLLKKEISGFVVNRILWALVDEAVRLYEAGVASFEDIDIAIKKGLRHPMGPFELMDFNGIDVAYNVRMQRFRETGDPQEQPPRSIVEKYEQKAWGRKTGKGWYSYPRPGSA
- a CDS encoding SDR family oxidoreductase: MHVRDLFDLTGKVGIVTGGSRGLGYQMAVALAEAGAALGITARKADELERTAGELRGRGYRVVAVPCDVGRPEQIDAAVARILGEYGQIHILINNAGTTWGASVLEMPLDAWRKVMETNVTGMFLMSQAVGRSMIDAGHGGKIINIASVAGLVGTDADVMDAVGYSASKGAVIALTRDLAVKWARHGVAVNAIAPGFFPSKMTRWLIEHREEAIRSTIPMRRLGGEDDLKGAAVYLASRASDFVTGQVLVVDGGATAW